The Acidobacteriota bacterium genomic interval CAGCAAGAGCTCGACTGGCGCGGCCTGATTTTCGATTCCACCCTCGCCGAGGACGAAAGCCTGCCGACCGAGGTCACCGCCTACATCGGCTTCGACCCCACCGCCGACAGCCTGCACGTCGGGTCGCTGATCCAGGTGATCGCCCTCGAGCGGCTGCAGCGCGCCGGCGGCACGCCGGTGGCGCTGGTCGGAGGCGGCACCGGCCTGATCGGCGACCCGAGCGGCAAGAGCCACGAGCGGCCGCTCCTCGATCGCGACCAGATCGCCGCCAACCTCGCCGGCATCCGGAAGCAGCTCGAGCCTTTCCTCGACTTCGAGCGCCGCGACAACCCGGCCCACATCGTCGACAACGCCGACTGGCTGGCCACCATCCCGCTGACCGACTTCCTGCGCGACATCGGCAAACACTTCAGCGTCAACGTGATGCTGGCTCGCGAGTCCGTCAAGCGCCGCCTGGCGAGCGACGACGGCATTTCATATACCGAGTTCAGCTACATGCTGATGCAGGCCTACGACTTCCTGGTACTGCACGAGCGCCTGGGTTGCAACCTCCAGCTTGGAGGCAGCGATCAGTGGGGCAACATCGTCTCCGGCATCGATCTGATTCGTCGCGTCAAGGGGAAGCGCACCTACGGTCTGGTGCAACCGCTGATCGCCACCGCCTCCGGCACCAAGTTCGGCAAGACCGAAGCGGGCACCGTATGGCTCGACCCGCAGCGCACTTCGCCCTACCGCTTGTACCAATTCTGGCTCAACACCGACGACCGC includes:
- the tyrS gene encoding tyrosine--tRNA ligase gives rise to the protein MNFQQELDWRGLIFDSTLAEDESLPTEVTAYIGFDPTADSLHVGSLIQVIALERLQRAGGTPVALVGGGTGLIGDPSGKSHERPLLDRDQIAANLAGIRKQLEPFLDFERRDNPAHIVDNADWLATIPLTDFLRDIGKHFSVNVMLARESVKRRLASDDGISYTEFSYMLMQAYDFLVLHERLGCNLQLGGSDQWGNIVSGIDLIRRVKGKRTYGLVQPLIATASGTKFGKTEAGTVWLDPQRTSPYRLYQFWLNTDDRDVPRYLRFFTDLGREEIEALEARHAEAPHQREGHRRLAEEVTGKVHGDDGLAAARRVTELFFGGRLSELSADEVLDAISDAPASELPRERLVDGLKLQDLLAESGLMASKGEARRAINGGGVYLNDQRQSDPMRPLTGEDALEGRLFVLRKGKKNYHLVKVTG